In Magnetospirillum sp. XM-1, a single window of DNA contains:
- a CDS encoding RNA pyrophosphohydrolase, with translation MSKKNKAPVLPYDQRPYRPGIGLVLLNAQGLAFVAQRIDTPGNAWQFPQGGIDEGEDPRATALREMEEEIGTNRAEIIAESRGWISYDLPPEIADRSWKGRFRGQTQKWFCARFTGTDADINLETEHPEFERWCWMDLAEVPALIIPFKRALYDQVVAEFLPLARSLTLR, from the coding sequence ATGAGCAAGAAGAACAAGGCCCCCGTCCTGCCCTACGACCAGCGCCCCTACCGCCCCGGCATCGGGCTGGTGCTGCTCAACGCCCAGGGGCTGGCCTTCGTCGCCCAGCGCATCGACACGCCCGGCAACGCCTGGCAGTTCCCCCAGGGCGGCATCGACGAGGGCGAGGACCCGCGCGCCACCGCGCTGCGCGAGATGGAAGAGGAAATCGGCACGAACAGGGCCGAGATCATCGCCGAAAGCCGGGGATGGATCTCCTACGACCTGCCGCCCGAGATCGCCGACAGGAGCTGGAAGGGCCGTTTTCGCGGCCAGACCCAGAAATGGTTCTGCGCCCGCTTCACCGGAACCGATGCCGACATCAATCTCGAGACCGAGCACCCGGAATTCGAGCGCTGGTGCTGGATGGATCTGGCCGAGGTGCCGGCCCTGATCATCCCGTTCAAACGGGCGCTCTATGATCAGGTGGTGGCCGAGTTCCTGCCGCTGGCCCGCTCGCTCACCCTCAGATAA
- a CDS encoding divergent polysaccharide deacetylase family protein: MAADTHFDLEELDDEPIPEIVVEEIKPERKPLNLRPILIGLGILVAGGGLGGAAYLFTAYQARDLIGLMDVGENPPKLSFELPGRGEAAKPGAGGGLLTPPAAPGADKPAGEMLKAVPDDTPSPDSLPPAIAPEKAALPPAEARPDAPPVSKTAALPPDGKMAALPPGDYVAEPESPVSKAFAPKAPPAVDASGVPTQPNPRNADKPPSYEGLPALKGEVKALPAAPVKELVKKTAIGDIPAPGPDGKQPWQVYARPWSGPADRGKVAVVVMDMGLDKNATEAAIAKLPPEVTLAFSPYAQGLDKWVKKARDHGHEVMMVLPADTNGAQPRDPGPLGMTNAVPPETNLARIEGVMTRATGYTGLISLGDKFAASEQIVQTLAKLREHGLLYVGPGAAPADRVPAIAPITAVADSDLFREAIEMRLNQVSIAARTKGKALVVINPRPLSFDRLLPWLNDFDGQKLVIVPVSTLVQPPPAPGKS; the protein is encoded by the coding sequence ATGGCCGCAGACACCCACTTCGATCTCGAGGAACTGGACGACGAGCCCATTCCCGAGATCGTCGTCGAGGAGATCAAGCCCGAACGCAAGCCGCTGAACCTCAGGCCGATTCTCATCGGCCTGGGGATTTTAGTGGCGGGCGGCGGACTGGGCGGCGCGGCCTATCTGTTCACCGCCTATCAGGCCCGCGACCTGATCGGCCTGATGGATGTGGGCGAGAACCCGCCCAAGCTGTCCTTCGAACTGCCCGGACGGGGCGAGGCGGCCAAGCCGGGGGCCGGGGGCGGCCTGCTGACCCCGCCGGCGGCGCCCGGCGCCGACAAGCCGGCCGGCGAGATGCTGAAGGCGGTGCCCGACGACACGCCGTCGCCCGATTCCCTGCCGCCCGCCATCGCCCCGGAAAAGGCGGCCCTGCCGCCGGCCGAGGCCAGGCCGGACGCCCCGCCCGTGTCCAAGACCGCCGCCCTGCCGCCGGATGGTAAAATGGCGGCGTTGCCGCCGGGCGATTACGTGGCCGAGCCGGAATCGCCGGTCTCCAAGGCCTTCGCCCCCAAGGCGCCGCCGGCGGTGGATGCCTCGGGCGTGCCCACCCAGCCCAATCCCCGCAACGCCGACAAGCCCCCCAGCTACGAGGGCCTGCCGGCCTTGAAGGGTGAGGTCAAGGCGCTGCCCGCCGCCCCGGTCAAGGAGCTGGTGAAGAAGACCGCCATCGGCGACATTCCCGCCCCCGGCCCCGACGGCAAGCAGCCCTGGCAGGTCTACGCCCGCCCGTGGTCCGGCCCCGCCGATCGCGGCAAGGTCGCCGTGGTGGTGATGGACATGGGCCTGGACAAGAACGCCACCGAGGCCGCCATCGCCAAGCTGCCGCCCGAGGTGACGCTGGCCTTCAGCCCCTATGCCCAGGGCCTGGACAAATGGGTGAAGAAGGCCCGCGACCACGGCCACGAGGTGATGATGGTGCTGCCCGCCGATACCAACGGCGCCCAGCCCCGCGACCCCGGCCCGCTGGGCATGACCAACGCGGTCCCGCCCGAGACCAATCTGGCCCGCATCGAAGGGGTGATGACCCGCGCCACCGGCTATACCGGCCTGATCTCGCTGGGTGACAAGTTCGCCGCCAGCGAACAGATCGTCCAGACCCTGGCCAAGCTGCGCGAGCACGGCCTGCTTTACGTTGGACCGGGAGCCGCGCCCGCCGACCGCGTTCCGGCCATCGCCCCCATAACGGCGGTCGCCGATTCCGACCTGTTCCGCGAGGCCATCGAGATGCGCCTCAATCAGGTGTCCATCGCGGCGCGCACCAAGGGCAAGGCCCTGGTGGTGATCAATCCCCGGCCGCTGTCCTTCGACCGGCTGCTGCCCTGGCTCAACGATTTCGACGGCCAGAAGCTGGTGATCGTGCCGGTCTCCACCCTGGTCCAGCCCCCGCCCGCCCCCGGAAAGTCATGA